From the Schistocerca piceifrons isolate TAMUIC-IGC-003096 chromosome 2, iqSchPice1.1, whole genome shotgun sequence genome, the window gaagattagatgggtagatcacataattaatgaggaagtattgaataggattggggagaagagaagtttgtggcacaacttgactagaagacgggatcggttggtaggacatgtgctgaggcatcaagggatcaccaatttagtattggagggcagtgtggagggtaaagggaccaagagatgaatacactaagcaaattcagaaggatgtaggttacagtaggtactgggagatgaagaagcttgcacaggatagagtagcatggagagctgcatcaaaccagtctcaggactgaaggccacaacaacaacatcatttgatTTGATCTCCACTGTTCCTATTGGTAGGTCTTATTGTCAAATGAATCAAGGAAATGCACAGCTTTTGTCCATGCTGGCAgactttatcagtgttttaccatttGGACTTATCATATGTTCTTATGTTCTTATTATGACACTATATACAATTCTCGGACCAGATCTCATAGACAAAGTAACATTCTTTGTTGATGACATCTTGACTGTAACTGCTGCATGAGAAGAACACCTAGAATTATTTGACCGAACATTACATCAATTTTCCTGGGCTGGAGTTGCAGTTAACTTGCAGAAATCAAATTTTGGTCGtgaggaaacaaaatttttatggcATTTCATATGTCCCGCAGGAGTAAGTCCTGATCCTGATAAGTACAGTGAAACATTTGCAGCTCTGAACGCAAAACATCAGATGAAAGCTTGTCTTGATCTTTGCTCGTTTTTTCGTCATTTTCTCCTGGCTCGTTACTTAATAATCCAGCTCTACTGAGTCTATTAAAAAAGGATGTTGGATGACACTGGTCAGAAAAATGTCAAGTAGATTTCCATGCAATAAAGAATACTTAACTGAAATTCTGTATCAACCTGACATGAAATTAGATTTTTGTATTGCCATGGCCACATCGTTTTCGGGAATTGATGCATTCTATTTCAGATGCCTGGAAAGGACAGTCAGACTGAAGTTAACATGATAGGTTTTGCTAGTAGAACCCTTTCAGAGAGTGAACGTGGATATTCTGTGACTGTTATAATATGCATGTTTAAGAATTCCGGTTATTTTATTTATGGAAAGCGTACTAATGTATTTTGTGAGTACCATTTCTAAGCTTTTTATTATTctataaattacatcttatgatTATGAGATTTCTATGGGAACACAGTTTTGAGATAGTGCATGCAAAATGTATGAACATAGTTGTGGCTGATGCTTTGTCACATCTACAGCAAGGACTGACTGAACTTCGGATTTAACAGGACAAAAACTGATTATAGAATTTTGTTAATGAAACACCACACTACAAATGTTACTATTTAGACTATTTAACAACATGGGTACGTTGCAAGATTCAGATCTAAATGCCAGAACCCACTTTAAAAAATTTTACCGCATTACAAATTTCGAGACAACATTTTATTCTACAGACATAATGCTTCTGTTgataactggtgtgtatgcattccagATACTTATAGAGAAACCTTAGTTTGGCATATTCATTACGTTTGGAGTCATTACCATGGCTCCACGTGTTTAAGGAAACAGAATTTATGTCGCTACTTTCAACATATGTGAAGGTATGTTGAACAGCTATTAAAAACTTGTCTAATGAGTCGAAAAGCAAAGTCTACTAATAAGTGTGGCGACACGGACTTACACTGTCTCTTACCAGCACAACTACTACAAATGGTGTCTCTTGTCAGGGGACAATGCCCTCTTGCTGAGTTGGTGCTAAGTATTTAGTGGCTCTGTATTACCTTTTCTCTAAATATGTCAAGCTGTATGCTACATGATCGACGACAGCATCTACTATTATTAGGAGAATCCTCAAACATTACATAGAAGCAATTGGCTAGTCTGTCGTATTTCTCACAAACAACACATTGAATTTGACATACAAGAGATGGAAAGATTTTTTGAAATCACATGGGCAGGTATTAATGTTACATTGAAGAATGTGGCATTAGAGCTGTGACAAGAtttaaataaaaggaagaagaaatcGAGATGTTAGATCCAAAAATACACCTTATGTAGGAAAAAATAAACATATTTGTAAAAGAAATAGCACgtgaaaaagaaaatgctgtatgctATGGCAAACTAACCAACAACTGGCATGTAAACATCATCTGCTGGCATGTATCTCTTCCAAGATTATAGAAATTGTATTTTTGATTTCGTTGTGtttcgaataactaatttttagtttaacaactACCTTATCATACTCAGGGGCTTTTTCCCCGCATATAACATACAATTTATACTGTTCTTGGTCTCAAAAACCACGAGGTTCAGATGACTCACATTTCTGGGTACATtttcagattatttatttattcatccaaaaaatcTTTCAAAATTGTGAGATACATCTTTCGTTTGCAAATAttttacacacactcacacacacacacacacacacacacacacacactgatgcaaaCAACACACACAATGCTACAGAAAATGTACAGTATTGTCAGGTTGCTGTCGTAGTTCCAGAAGCTGACCAAGTGGCCTTGCCAACTATTGTTTTGtcttttttcattaataaaatgaaaacacgcaTTGAATGCTGTACAGCAACAGTTAGTCGTGATAATTGCCACAGAATGCTCGTGTTTCGAAGTATAGCCACCAGGGAGCAGTGGTGGAAGGTAAGTGACGTCAAAAAGTGCAACTGAGTTGACCTATTTGTGGAATGAAAGAATTGGCGGCGCTTGGGCTTTGCCATAGTATGCCATTGGCTGTGGCGTCACTTAAGTTGCGTTTGTGCACCCAGCTTAtgtctttgagaattttttcattACATTGGTATCATTCATTGATTTCTTCCAATTTTTTATTGTATTCCATTTGGCAAATCATACATTGTTAAATGTCATACAGCAATCAATCATACAGTCCGTtagtagttagttagttactttaaTCCTCCACATATCAACCACATGATAAATAGTAATGAAGTGGgatgagtcattttatattcagcTTACAAACTACATGGAAATGCAACTACATGCTGATCATTGAAAAGgtgtttttaaaaatgtaaatttacaAAGAAGACATATAGATGTGAGTAACCACCATAGTTTACACATTAcattaatagaaattcttctatggaatagaaggtgttgtcaagaagaaacttttcgattttattttcaaattttactttgctgtatgTGAGACGTTTTATATTACTGGGTAAGTGATCAGAAATGTTGGTTGCAGGACTGTGCACACCTTTTTGGAGTAAAAACAATCTCAATGTGATATGATTAACATCATTTTACCATCTGGTTTTGTGATTATGGTGTTCTTTTGAACTACTGTGGATTATTTACAGCAGACTTCATGacagaataaatatactgtgaatctGTAGTCAAACTGTCTAAGACCtttaacagatgtctacaagatggtcatgggtgagcaccacatattatttttatAGCACATGTTTGAGCAATGAGGATATACTTTCTtaaggaagagttaccccagaacataatTCTGCATGACGTTATTGATTGAAAATATGGGaaatatgtcaacttattgattTGTCGATCTCCAAGATTTGCAATAATTCTACGTGTAAATGTGACTGAACCAAGTCGTTTTAGCAGTTCCAAAAcgtgctttttccaatttaaacCCTCATTAacgtggacacctaagaattttgcaGTTTAAgtcctatttattatttccctgccttgtgttacacttatcactggtgtagaTGCCTAAATATGCAGAACTGTATATGTTGTGTCTTTTAAAAATTGAGGTTAAGACTTTTTGTAGGAAACCAGTCAATGATGcttttaagaatattgtttatcatttcttctgttactgtatGTGTACTTGTATAATTACAGTACTGGTACCATCAATAAAAAGAACTATTTCCGTTTCTTGTATTTAGATGGAAGAGAGTTTACATATATGATGAACGATAATGGACCTAAGATTGACCTTGTGGAAGCCCATAGCTAATTTTTCTCCAGTCAGAATTACATCCCCACTTATTATatacaacttcctgcattcttttggttacaaaTGATGTTATCTTTTGGTTGGCTATTGTTGTTGCTCAGAtgggatactattctagaatacatcaccgtCTGAGAAATTCAGAAAATGATGTTCCATCATATATCTTATAGAAGGGTTTAACAACAACATATTTTGATCTGCCTGGTAGAAAGCCTTAAATTAGTGATGTATTACATATTTAAGAGAAGACCAGGCTGCTTATCTGGGAACAAAGCTTTAATACTTTATTGGAAACGccatcaaatccagatgagcttttattttttagcgaatatataattttcttaatttcagatgaaGGTGGTGATACAGTTATATGATTGAATTTTGTGGAGTTgcgttttcaacatactgctgtgatttttctcttaaacTCTTTGTCCCTATACTTTCTGCTGTATGTAAGATGTGGTTAGTAAATACATTTGCTATCCGTAATACATCATTTACAGCCCTTCTATTCAGTCcaatagtgatgttatcctgttttGTGGCTGCTTGTTGTGtttttcatttcactacattccaatTAGTCTTATGTTTGTGGTTGGAATTActtatttctgacattatgtgcatgttccttcATTTTTTAATATCTGTTCTTAGTAACTTTGAGTAATTTTTGTAGTGTGCAAATACTCAGATCTCTTCTCGTTCCTTCCACCTTATAGACTTACCTCTTTCTCTCATAAGATATTTTAATCTCTCTAATGGTCAATGACTTTTTACATGGCTGCTTACTGTCCTTTATAATTAGCTTATGTGAAAAACTATTTTCAAATAGTATGAATTTATAATGGAaaagattaaattttatttcatcatttggttcgttataaatttcatcccaagtCATCTCCTGaaactattcttaaaaatatttgccCTGAAGTCATTAATTACTCCAACTGATTTTCACTGagtagttgggttgtttggggaaagagaccaaactgtgaggtcatcggtactGCAAGGTACTGACTTATTTATTCTAATTCTGCATCATGATCGGAGAGAGTATTTGTTACCGGGTATACATTTATTTGCATACTTTGAGCTCCACTAAACAAAATATTATCAGTTAGGGTTCTAGTCTCTTTATCCATatatgttggaaagttaattactaaCATCAAagtgtaggatccaaataaggtttccatatTAGTTTTTTCTACCAGAATCatttagaaaatctacactgaagacaCCACATACTATTAACTACTTGCTGCTGCCTGACAGATAACATGGTAAAGAATCCAAATTCCTTACAagtagttacaattaaaagtgaactatttttcactATTAACTATTAGAATTGAACACGGTAGGATATGTGATTTAAATATGTGCCTATACAGGTTTTAATATATGAATCGACTTGGCAATATCTGACTCACTTTTTAGTGTAATAAAACTTTACAGTTTATTATTACACTGATTTCAATAGCTGTAAATTAAAGTTACATaaggaaataaatgtaaataagcACTCATATTGTaatgaatcatattattattattattctctcatttttttgtttttagatatataagatatgtatatatatatatatatatatatatatatatatatatatatataatagtaataattttgtaCCATAGATAATATTGACATACCAACAAAACAAGTAGAGATATACTCTTCAATCGATTAATCTTCATCTGTTTGTCTCTATAAGGGGTAGCGGGTGGATGTACGATGGGTTCTGCCAACTTAATACTGCTAAAAAATTGTGTATTCCAACTGTACATTAAAGAAGTGctataaaaagttattaggaaagcaaagtttATTCATCCATTCATGACGAACATACCAGTCTTTTCATCATTTTTCCCGTGCCAATAATCCTGCATTGAGAGTATTGAAGCAGACAAGAAGAATTTGCCTGAGCATAGAAGGGTCGATCCAGAACCAGTATTATCATACCAAGCTTGATGCACAATGGTggtaacaagaaaaagaagtatGTAAATTTAAAAGCTGAATATATATGTTTTGAATATTCAAGATCTGTTGATATTAATgccaggatatgtgtaccttccaatttctttcaattattctttcatttcttttggttattcaagcagcaattattaatcagtttccattatatgtTATATTTTATGCCTGACCCCCTACTTTCAGCCACTATTCAATGGCGACTGCTCAAAGGATGGCGGCGAGCGGAATATGAACACACCTTCTAATTCttgagaaaattttttttggagatAGATGATCCTCTCAtcgttacaagaaactaatgaggcTGTAGGAACCACCTGGTGACTCAACGAAGTAGCATAGTGGACTTTGGCGTTTATTCTGTGAAGAATGTTGTTTATGATGTGTTTATTCTTTGGTTTTGTTCTAGTGTTATGCCATCTCTTTTTATATATCTTGGCTTTGGTATTGTTTCCGTGTTCAGTGACAtacaaaaataaagttatattctTGAACACATAACTCTCTCTCAAAAGTAATTATTAATTAGCCTCAGTGGCTTTAGTGGTGACCCctaacactgaacataaagaataTTACGATTTACAAACAAGAGAATTCAGCTACTTCAGAAAGTTCATGGAGGAATGAAGAGATGCAGCTCGTGAACCTTCAAAAACAAATACAAGAAAAACTTGAAGCACTGAAGTTAGCATTGGAGACGCCTATTACTCCAACGTCAAACACGCGTGCGACCGTACAAACCAACAGCCCGACGGAAAACATGCAGCACATAAAAATTCGAACACCACAGTTCCTGCCTGACAAACTGCAGCCATGGTTTGCAATGACTGAGCTGGCGTTTGCCCAAAGCAAGATCCACGATGAGCAGACGAAGTTCGCGATAACGGTGAATGCTCTGGATGCTAGAGCAGCAACTGCACCAGAAGATGCAATACTCCGACCTCCAGAGGAACGACTGTACGCGGCGGTGAAAACTGTACTACTCACCAGAATGCGTAAAGCGTTAAATCAAGACATACGGCAGGTGCTTAAGGAAGAAGCTATAGGTGACAGGACACCGTCGGCATTTTGGAAGCATTTGCGCGGTATCGTCAACGCAGAAGAATTGTCGGACGCGACGCTCAAACACATCTGGTTAGACCAATTATCAAGCATGGTAAAAGCCGCACTAGTAACTCGTAAAAAAGACAACATGCAGAACCTCTTGGAGATAGCATGCAAAGTCCATGCGACCATAGGCAATCCACAGAAGGGCTTGCATGGCAGTCTTTAGCAGGGAAGAAGCGTCAGAAGTGATAGCAGCAATACAGAAGACTCAGCATACGCACCTCAGCAAACAAATACAAGAACTAACATGACAGATGACATTATTGCAGCAACAGGTCTCACAATTGTTACAGAATGAAAACAGCAAGGCCAAAGACGAAATTCAACAAGGACGGGTTGTTGGCACCATCAACGCTTTGCGGATAGAGCAACAAAGTGTTCGTAGCCATGTGCGCAACCAAACGTGAGCGGCGGCGAGCAGCAAGAGCAGCGGGCCGCGGTAGCACAGAAGAGCGCCTGTAACAACGAGGTGAGGTAGACGCGAACTATGGATGGGTGAGTAACGTAATAATTTTCTTACCACCTCCAAACGCTTTATGTCAGAGGCGTCAAGTCGAACCGTTGCTACCTAACAGACTCGGCATCCGTTGTGAATGGCTCCCCTTTATTGACTATCAAGGAACGGATGGCACTccatttatgcaattaactgcagCAAATAAGTCGCCCATTGTTGCTCATGGCACACGTAAAATCGAAGTCGCTTTAGGTTTCTCACAAAGCAGTCAGTGGACCTTGATTCTGGCAGAGGTGTCAGAGGCGATATTGGGTGCAGACTTTCTTTGTGACATGCACATTATCATCAGATTAAAAGAAATCAAGAGACAGTAAATGGCATCACGGAACGAGATACTTACCTCGCTGGCAAGAATAACTACGACGCGGTGTCACATGCCGTAAGTGATAACACAGGCGCAGAAAAATCAGCAGTAACTCACAAAACTGTACACCGCATTTACACCACGCCCAGTCAGCGAATACATCAACGACCGTGCAGGTTAGCACCTGAGCGGTTCGTGGCAGCAAAAGCAGAATTCGAGGCATTACTGGCATCAGGTGTCATACATAGATCTATAGATCTGACAGACAGTGGGCATCACCCATAAATTTGGTAAAGAAAAATGATGGGTCGTGGAGACCATGTGGCGATTACAGGAAGTTAAACGCACATACTATACCAGCTCGTTACCCCGTGCCTAATATTCGCGATTTCACAAATCAATTAGCTGGGGCAACGATATTCAGCATTATTGATTGTAAAAATGCTTATCACCAGATACCGAGTGCAGAAGAAGACATACCGAAAACAGCAGTTACAACACCTTTCGGTTTGTTCGAATATGTCCGAATGCCCATCGGGTTAAAGAAAGCAGCTCAAACATGCAACGATTTGTTGATGTAGTGTTGCGCGGGTTGAAACGATGCTTCACGTATCTTGATGACATATTAATCTCATCAACGACGACAGAAACATATGAGAAGCAACTGTCCGCAGTGTTCGCCCGCATAAACCAGTACGGAATAATAGTCAACAAAGCAAAATGCGAAATGCGAAAACGGCAAGTGAcgtttctacgaggtgcattcaagttctaaggcctccgattttttttctctggactggaaagagatagaaacatgcgcattgttttaaaatgaggccgcgttcattgtcaatacgtcccagagatggcagcaccgtacagcagatggaattttacagccagcggcgagaatgagaactgttttaaatacttaaaatggcgacgttttccttacctgaacagcgtgcaatcattcgttttctgaatttgcgtggtgtgaaaccaatttaaattcatcgacagttgaaggagacatgtggtgagggagttatggatgtgtcgaaagtgcgttcgtgggtgcgacagtttaacacagtgtgacaacaaaccgaaacaacctcgggctcgcacaagccggtctgacgatatgatcgagaaagtggagggaattgttttgggggatcaccgaatgactgttgaacagatcgcctccagagttggcatttctgtgggttctgtgcacacaatcctgcataacgacctgaaaatgcgaaaagtgtcatccaggtgggtgccacgaatgctgacggacgaccacatggttgcccgtgtggcatgttgccaagcaatgttgacgcgcaacaacagcatgaatgggactttcttttcgccggttgtgacaatggatgagacgtggatgccgtttttcaatccagaaacaaagcgccagtcagctcaatgggagcacacagattcaccgccaccaaaaaaatttcgggtaaccgccagatctgaaaaaatgatggtgtccatgttctgggacagcgagggcgtaatccttacccattgcgttccaaagggcactacggtaacaggtgaatcctacgaaaatgttttgaagaacaaattccttcctgcactgcaacgaaaacgtccaggaagggctgcgcatgtgctgtttcaccaagacaatgcacctgcacatcgagctaacgttacgcatcagtttcttcgtgataacaactttgaagtgattcttcatgctccctactcgcctgacctggctcctagtgacttttggctttttccaagaatgaaagacactctccgtggccgcacattcaccagccgtgctgctattgcctcagcgattttccagtggtcaaaacagactgctaaagaagccttcgtcgctgccatggaatcatggcgtcagcgttgtgaaaaatgtgtacgtctgcagggcgattacgtcgagaagcaacgcaagtttcatcgatttcgggtgagtagttaattagaaaaaaaatcggaagccttagaacttgaatgcacctcgtaggatATGAAGTTTCGGGGGAGGGCATACACCCACGAGAGGACAAGGTAGCAATAATCGACAACATTAACCGCCCATAGACTTACCATCAACTCAGAAAATTTTTAGGCGCGGTAAATTTCTATAGATAGCATTTGCCGCGAGCTGCACTAGTACAAGCGCCCTTGACAGACGCTCTCGCAGGTAAAAATGCAAATGGCAAACGACCGTTGCAATTGAACGTGGGCATGGAGAGAGCATTTCAACACATAAAGGTCGACTTAGGAAAAGCAATACTCGCTACTCAGCCGGTACCAAAAGCACCTCTGTCAATAGTAGTCGATGCCAGCGAAGACACGTTAGGAGCCGCACTGCACCAGAAAGTAAACGACAAATGGCAGCCTTTGGGTTTTTCCTCATCAAAGCTTACAGACCCACAAAGGAACTGGAGCGCATACGACAGAGAACTATTAGCGATATATGAAGCTATTCGGTACTTTCGCCTGTATGTAGAGGCAAGAGCATTTATTGTATACACCGACCATAAGTAAGTCTCAGCATAAGCATAAGCATAAGTCAATAAGTCTCAGGATAACTGTTCTCCACGCCAATTTCGCCACTTAGAATATATCAgtcaatttactacagatatcaagcatATCAAGGGAGTCGAAAACATAGTGGCCGATTTTCTGTCGCGGGTCTCGGTTATTTCACAAACTACAGACTACGATAAACTAGCCGCAGCTCAAGCTAACGACGCACAACTCCAACAGTACTTACAGGACCTAACATCCGGACTTCAGTTAAAATCAATCCAGCCAGAGGGCGCGAATGTGAAGATATGGTGCGACATAGCTACCAACAAACCCAGGCTTTCATCCCAAGGCAACAACGGAAAGAGGTTTTCGACAGCATACACGGACGCAGTCACCCGGGTAGCAGAGCAACTATCAAACTACTCACGGAACGTTTTGTCTGGCTGAGTATAAGGGAGGATTGCCGGGGTTGGGTAACAACAAGCATGCTGTGCCTAAGGAACAAGATTGGACGGCATGTACATAAAGCAGTTGGAGATTTTCCCCCAGtaacaaagagtttctcccacgtTCATTTGGACATTGTGGGGCCTCTACCACCTTCGGAAGGCTACAAGTATTTGTTGACATCGGTGGACCGATATACAAGATGGGCAGAAGCTCTCCACTATCAGACATTTCAGCAGAGACGGCAGGTTGAGTAGTTTTGGCTTCTTGGATGTCCCCTTTTGGATGTCCACTACACGTGACAACCGATCAAGGACGACAATATGAATCCACTTTATTCCAACAATTAGCCAAGCTCTGTGGATTCCGCCATCACCGCACCACAGCTTATCACCCAGTGAGCAATGGCATGGTTGAGCGGTCGCACAGGACATTAAAGACAGCACTGATGTGCCATATGGACAGCTGGACTTCAGTGTTGCCAGTGGTCTGCTAGGTCTCCGAACTGCCTGCAAATCAGACCTAGGCGCATTCATGGCTGACCTGGTTTACGGAGAGAACCTCAGGCTGCTAGCAGAATTTTCTTTGAATGGAAGGAAGCGACAGCGGGTGACATGCCTTACGTCTTACAAGTCCGCAACCACATGGCACAGCTATGATGGACACCTGGATTTCGACATGGCACCAACACGCCATTTGTTCACAAGCAGCTTAGCAAGTGCCCTTATGTATGGCTGAGAACAGACGCTGTACGAACACCTCTTCAGCCGCCATATACTGGCCGTATAAAGTACTCGCGAGAGATGAACATATGCTGCAGATAAATCATGACAGGAAGTGACAAACAGTTTCCATTGAGAGACTTAAACTggtgcacatatggccaccagctGACGAAGAAAATCAAGACACTAGTGAAGAACCGCCGCCTACACAATATGACGAAGAGGTGTTGCCCGCAGAGAGCAACACGCCAAGCCAGAAGCAGGAAACCACAACGGAAGTCCCACTGTTCTCAGAGAAGTGCTCTAGGGCGGGCAGAATTCTAAAATACAAGTATCCATATGTGACCGGAGCTCTGCTCTACAAAAGGGGGCGGGGGGCTGTGTAGGAACCACCTGGTGACACAACAAAATCGCACAGTGGACTTTGGCGTTTATTCTGTGAAGAATGttatttacaatgtgtttattCTTTGGTTTTGTTCTTGCGCTATGCCATCTTTTGGCTTTGGTATTGTTCCCGTTGGAATGCCCTCAGTGGtagtggcattgtagcgagaaggaagtgagactgccttacttctctggtttctatatcactaacctggtgtcttgctgcttcggtagtccgTCCCTCGtcacacagtagtagcgctcaggcaCCAGGTTCAATGtaggtgatcctgctgaagtgaaATGTTTTGGGATACCAGTTCTTAAATGTCAACAACGATTTTTAGTATActcgttttaataaagaaaatactttgacacacACATCACcgaatttgcaatatggcggctctgggctACGTCGTTAGTCAACGCTTTACAACACATTAAGGGGAGTCGTACTTcccaaaatgacaaaatttgacatttttacttttatgcaaattataaaaatatggatgtttatgcttaatttggtgttggttttattgaaatattcgattatttactattttaaataaatatttgaaaataatcatgcaatgacattttcgagaattttgttttccatcatttcacatattggcatttttctctggaactatatagtctacaaggctgtggtttcttttttttttttttgtagagaactgtccgtttcataagttgcctacactggcggtactttgcagtaaactctttgaactgtacatttgtttgtgtttgacaagaacAGTTATCCACTAGCCGCATTTTAGTTTCTCTCTTTCCTGTGATAGATTTCGTCATGACTAAACCAAAAGGAGTGTTaaaaaaaacgaaacaaaggaAACAGGTACTACAGAACAAATATAACAGCAGTGAAAAGAGTGGTTAGCGCCGGATGGCGTGATAATTTGGTTGTAAATAGTGACAGTCCTTCTACTCCTCAGAGTGATTCCAAGAAAATACTGCTGGGTAGTGATGTAAAATACAATGCAgcttcagacagtgaaacaaactgcaatatcattattaatttccatgtactTATTTCAGCTTTGTGTGAAAGAGTGTGTTGTCATATATGTGGGGGGgaaattgaaatttctga encodes:
- the LOC124775241 gene encoding uncharacterized protein LOC124775241, coding for MQHIKIRTPQFLPDKLQPWFAMTELAFAQSKIHDEQTKFAITVNALDARAATAPEDAILRPPEERLYAAVKTVLLTRMRKALNQDIRQVLKEEAIGDRTPSAFWKHLRGIVNAEELSDATLKHIWLDQLSSMVKAALVTRKKDNMQNLLEIACKVHATIGNPQKGLHGSL